In Sphingobacterium sp. lm-10, one DNA window encodes the following:
- a CDS encoding SDR family oxidoreductase, translated as MKILLTGATGYIGKRILPALLQEGHEVVCLVRDAARLLHDTHESAKLSVVEADLMKPASMDQIPKDIDVAYYLVHSMGSGSNSFSNTERTSAENFAEALQKTHAKQIIYLSGIVNSDVLSAHLASRKVVEDILRGGAVPVTALRAGIIIGSGSASFEIIRDLVEKLPVMVAPKWLKSQCQPIAIRNVIEFLIGVLQQEELYDRHIDIYGPDLLTYQQMLEDFASVRNLKRKIYIVPVLTPRLSSYWLYLITSTSFSLARHLVDSMRIDVVPVENEWAEKLGINLISYRDAIKLAFGKIEQNLVLSTWKEAGTRRAMQGLSTYVEVPAFGVLTDRKTIALNNPDETLKRIFAIGGRNGWYYGNWLWQFRGFLDRLFGGVGLRRGRRNALETAPDEVLDFWRVLLSSRQEKRLLLYAEMRLPGEAWLEFRINEKEELEQIATFRPHGIAGRLYWYAMLPFHLFLFRGMIRNIAK; from the coding sequence ATGAAAATATTATTAACCGGTGCCACCGGATATATTGGTAAGCGAATTTTGCCGGCACTATTGCAAGAGGGTCATGAAGTTGTGTGTTTGGTACGGGATGCTGCACGCCTCCTGCATGACACGCACGAATCAGCCAAGCTGTCCGTTGTAGAAGCCGATTTGATGAAGCCAGCTTCGATGGATCAAATCCCTAAAGACATTGATGTGGCTTACTACCTGGTACATTCCATGGGAAGCGGAAGCAACAGTTTTAGTAATACCGAAAGAACGTCTGCCGAAAATTTTGCGGAAGCACTTCAAAAGACCCATGCTAAACAAATCATCTACCTCAGTGGCATCGTCAACAGCGATGTTTTAAGTGCCCATTTGGCCAGCAGAAAAGTAGTAGAAGATATTTTACGTGGAGGCGCTGTTCCAGTTACTGCGCTAAGGGCAGGTATCATTATTGGTTCTGGGAGTGCATCGTTTGAAATTATTCGAGATTTGGTCGAAAAGCTTCCTGTAATGGTCGCACCAAAATGGCTAAAAAGCCAATGCCAACCCATCGCTATTAGAAATGTGATTGAATTTCTGATTGGCGTACTACAGCAGGAAGAATTGTATGACCGACATATCGACATCTACGGCCCGGATCTGCTGACCTATCAGCAAATGCTGGAAGATTTTGCCAGCGTTCGCAATCTGAAACGCAAAATATACATTGTACCTGTGCTCACACCTAGGCTATCATCCTACTGGTTGTATTTGATCACATCCACCTCTTTTAGTTTAGCGCGACATTTAGTAGACAGCATGCGCATTGATGTCGTTCCGGTGGAAAACGAGTGGGCAGAAAAATTGGGCATTAACTTGATTTCTTACCGCGATGCAATCAAACTGGCATTTGGCAAGATAGAGCAAAATCTGGTGCTGTCCACTTGGAAAGAAGCGGGCACAAGACGTGCTATGCAAGGATTATCTACCTACGTGGAAGTGCCGGCGTTCGGCGTGTTGACAGATCGTAAAACCATTGCCCTGAACAATCCAGACGAAACCTTGAAAAGAATATTTGCGATTGGCGGACGTAATGGCTGGTACTATGGAAATTGGCTGTGGCAATTCAGAGGCTTTTTGGATCGCTTATTTGGAGGCGTAGGCCTGCGACGAGGCAGAAGAAATGCGCTCGAAACCGCTCCTGATGAGGTGCTTGATTTCTGGCGGGTACTGCTATCTAGCAGGCAAGAAAAAAGATTATTATTATACGCTGAAATGCGACTTCCCGGTGAAGCTTGGCTAGAGTTTCGCATTAATGAAAAAGAGGAACTGGAGCAAATTGCCACGTTTCGTCCGCACGGTATTGCAGGAAGATTATACTGGTACGCGATGCTCCCTTTTCATCTCTTTCTATTTAGGGGAATGATCAGAAACATCGCAAAATAA
- a CDS encoding S41 family peptidase yields the protein MKIYTLTTRSFLIAIPFMLLAFCSCRKDMPELERPNDYVGGNFEEIFEAYWNGMNNNYVFWDVDTTDWDQVYRRYKPLFANLNLNDTADVRTGYTYFKTMTNGLVDGHYSIQFRSPILRDSASINPSFQRMQRMEDFRNQINPNHFFNTIPAIYLNSGASRALVNAPGRQTFAVSGSMEEGIFYLYFNTFNLRNTYNNSEAFAATLDHFFTNVLEGEQPRGIIIDVRNNFGGALADLDFLLGRMITSPLHFAYTKSKLDNNRLDYTPWIPARVNPVADAKQITAPIVVLADRYSVSMAEITAMAVKAMPNGHFIGERTWGAMGPLTGNFVYNGGQYSTSFMDLVYTSSLQLKGLDNQSYEGIGYPPDQVVPVNLAALAMGRDAQLEAAVQLINRQ from the coding sequence ATGAAAATATATACATTGACAACACGTTCTTTCCTTATCGCTATTCCCTTCATGCTCCTAGCATTTTGCTCATGCCGGAAAGATATGCCCGAGCTAGAACGTCCAAACGATTATGTTGGTGGCAACTTCGAAGAAATATTCGAGGCCTATTGGAATGGTATGAATAATAATTATGTTTTTTGGGATGTAGATACCACAGATTGGGATCAGGTATATCGTCGCTACAAGCCACTTTTTGCGAATTTAAATCTCAATGATACGGCAGATGTGAGAACAGGTTATACGTACTTCAAAACGATGACAAATGGTTTGGTGGATGGGCATTATTCTATTCAATTTCGGTCACCAATCTTACGGGATTCTGCTTCGATCAATCCGTCATTCCAGCGTATGCAGCGTATGGAAGATTTTCGTAATCAAATCAATCCCAATCACTTTTTCAATACGATACCGGCTATATACTTGAATTCCGGCGCGTCGCGAGCTCTGGTAAATGCGCCAGGTAGGCAAACTTTTGCAGTGAGTGGTAGCATGGAAGAGGGGATTTTTTACCTGTATTTCAATACCTTTAACTTGAGAAATACCTATAACAATTCCGAAGCTTTTGCCGCAACTCTAGATCATTTCTTTACCAATGTGTTGGAGGGAGAGCAGCCTCGTGGTATCATTATCGATGTGCGTAATAATTTCGGTGGAGCATTGGCTGACCTTGACTTCCTGTTGGGTCGTATGATTACTAGCCCACTACATTTTGCTTATACAAAATCAAAACTAGATAACAATCGACTGGATTATACGCCATGGATACCTGCCAGAGTGAATCCAGTGGCCGATGCAAAGCAAATTACTGCGCCTATCGTGGTGCTGGCCGATCGTTATTCCGTGAGTATGGCCGAGATCACAGCGATGGCGGTAAAAGCGATGCCCAACGGACACTTTATTGGGGAGCGTACTTGGGGAGCGATGGGGCCTTTAACAGGTAATTTTGTGTACAACGGCGGCCAGTATTCGACCAGCTTTATGGACTTGGTCTATACCTCTTCATTACAACTCAAAGGGTTGGATAATCAAAGTTACGAAGGCATCGGATACCCTCCAGATCAAGTAGTTCCTGTTAATCTTGCTGCTTTGGCAATGGGAAGGGATGCGCAACTGGAGGCCGCCGTACAGCTAATCAACCGCCAATAG
- the clpB gene encoding ATP-dependent chaperone ClpB, translating into MNFNNYTIKAQEAIQKASEIAGGNQQQAIEPVHILKGLMTVDENVVNHLLKKLQVNINYTAAELDQYIAALPKVSGSNIYLSNSSNSVLQKAQTYLKEFGDEFVSVEHLLLSLLSGSDKAASLLKDQGATEKDLKLAIKELRGSNRVTDQNAEATYNALGKYARNLNEYAESGKLDPVIGRDEEIRRVMQILSRRTKNNPILVGEPGVGKTAIAEGIAHRIIKGDTPENLKSKTVFSLDMGALIAGAKYKGEFEERLKAVVKEVSDSDGEIILFIDEIHTLVGAGGGEGAMDAANILKPALARGELRAIGATTLNEFQKFFEKDKALERRFQKVMVDEPDTQDAISILRGLKERYETHHKVRILDESIIAAVELSQRYITDRFLPDKAIDLIDEAASKLRLEMDSVPEVVDELNRRIMQLEIEREAIKREKDNRKVDELSESIANLSSERDSLRAAWQSEKDLVDRVNQEIQYIEDYKLEAEQAERAGDYGKVAELRYGKIKEAQDTTEKLKLELAEKQQNSRMLKEEVTSEDIADVVSRWTGIPVNRMIQSEREKLLNLEEELHKRVAGQQEAIEAISDAIRRSRAGLSDAKRPIGSFIFLGTTGVGKTELAKSLAEFLFDDEQALVRIDMSEYQERHAVSRLIGAPPGYVGYEEGGQLTEAVRRRPYSVVLLDEIEKAHPDVFNILLQVLDDGHLTDNKGRVVNFKNTIIIMTSNTGSHLIQQNFSTLNEENRESVVAKTKDEVFELLQQTIRPEFLNRIDEIIMFTPLGRDEIGDIVRMQFSRVQKQLAEQHIFIEATEEALDWLAQLGYDPAYGARPLKRVIQKRILNELSKAILADKVRKDSIIKIDSFDGQFVFVEKESETSI; encoded by the coding sequence ATGAATTTTAACAACTATACGATTAAAGCTCAAGAGGCCATTCAGAAGGCTTCCGAGATTGCAGGCGGAAATCAGCAGCAAGCGATTGAGCCAGTACATATACTGAAAGGACTGATGACGGTAGATGAAAATGTCGTCAATCATCTTTTGAAAAAACTACAGGTTAACATTAATTATACGGCTGCGGAACTAGATCAATACATTGCAGCTTTACCGAAGGTTTCGGGGAGTAACATATACTTGAGCAATAGTAGCAATAGTGTATTGCAAAAAGCGCAAACCTACCTGAAGGAATTTGGCGACGAATTTGTCTCCGTAGAACATTTGCTGTTATCGCTATTGAGCGGTAGTGATAAAGCGGCTTCTTTACTAAAAGATCAGGGTGCAACGGAAAAGGATTTGAAATTGGCCATCAAGGAGCTTCGTGGCAGCAATCGGGTCACCGACCAGAATGCGGAGGCTACTTACAATGCCTTAGGCAAATATGCCCGCAATCTGAATGAGTATGCAGAATCTGGTAAGCTGGATCCGGTGATTGGCCGTGATGAGGAGATCCGCCGGGTGATGCAGATCCTTTCTCGCAGGACGAAAAACAACCCAATTCTTGTTGGAGAGCCTGGCGTAGGTAAAACGGCTATAGCAGAAGGTATTGCACACCGCATTATCAAAGGTGATACGCCGGAGAATCTAAAATCCAAAACCGTATTCTCCCTAGATATGGGCGCGTTAATTGCTGGCGCAAAATACAAAGGAGAGTTCGAAGAACGACTTAAAGCTGTTGTAAAAGAAGTCTCCGATAGCGACGGAGAGATCATACTTTTTATTGATGAGATACACACCTTAGTAGGTGCCGGAGGCGGTGAGGGTGCTATGGATGCAGCTAACATCCTGAAACCAGCACTCGCGCGTGGAGAATTGCGTGCTATTGGTGCCACTACCTTAAACGAGTTTCAGAAGTTTTTCGAAAAAGACAAAGCATTGGAACGCCGTTTCCAAAAAGTGATGGTGGATGAACCGGATACGCAAGATGCGATATCTATTCTCCGCGGGCTAAAAGAACGCTACGAAACACACCATAAGGTGCGCATCCTGGATGAATCAATTATTGCAGCTGTAGAACTATCACAACGCTATATCACCGATCGTTTCTTGCCAGACAAGGCCATTGACTTGATCGATGAAGCCGCATCTAAGCTACGATTGGAAATGGATTCTGTGCCAGAAGTGGTGGATGAACTCAACCGTCGTATTATGCAGCTTGAAATTGAGCGGGAAGCCATCAAAAGAGAAAAAGACAATCGCAAAGTCGATGAGTTATCAGAGAGTATTGCTAACCTATCTAGTGAGCGCGATTCGCTCCGTGCAGCATGGCAATCGGAGAAAGATTTGGTAGACCGGGTAAACCAGGAGATTCAGTACATTGAAGACTACAAGCTGGAGGCGGAGCAAGCGGAACGTGCGGGCGACTACGGCAAAGTGGCGGAACTTCGGTATGGCAAGATCAAGGAGGCACAAGACACGACCGAAAAACTGAAACTGGAACTGGCTGAAAAGCAACAAAACAGCCGGATGCTAAAGGAGGAAGTGACTTCGGAAGATATCGCTGATGTTGTATCCCGTTGGACGGGCATTCCCGTAAACCGGATGATACAATCGGAACGCGAAAAACTACTCAACCTGGAAGAAGAATTGCATAAACGCGTAGCGGGACAACAGGAGGCAATCGAAGCGATTTCTGATGCGATCCGTCGCTCCAGAGCTGGCTTAAGCGATGCAAAGCGACCCATCGGTTCCTTTATTTTTCTGGGAACCACTGGTGTTGGAAAAACGGAGCTCGCCAAATCATTAGCAGAATTCTTGTTTGATGATGAGCAAGCGTTGGTACGAATAGATATGTCGGAGTATCAGGAACGGCATGCTGTTTCGAGACTAATCGGCGCGCCTCCGGGATACGTGGGTTACGAAGAAGGTGGACAATTGACCGAGGCCGTGCGCCGCCGTCCTTACTCCGTCGTATTGCTGGATGAAATTGAAAAAGCACATCCTGATGTGTTTAACATTCTCCTGCAAGTGCTGGACGACGGACATCTGACAGATAATAAAGGACGTGTGGTGAACTTTAAGAATACGATCATTATTATGACTTCCAATACCGGATCGCATTTGATTCAACAAAACTTCTCGACGTTAAACGAAGAGAACAGAGAAAGTGTAGTCGCAAAAACGAAGGATGAGGTATTTGAATTATTACAACAGACCATTCGTCCGGAGTTCTTGAACCGTATTGATGAAATCATTATGTTCACCCCGCTGGGTCGTGACGAAATCGGAGATATTGTACGGATGCAGTTTTCGCGGGTGCAGAAGCAACTGGCAGAGCAGCATATTTTTATTGAAGCAACGGAAGAAGCCTTGGATTGGCTGGCGCAATTGGGTTACGACCCTGCCTATGGCGCCCGCCCGTTGAAACGCGTAATTCAGAAACGCATACTCAATGAACTGTCTAAAGCTATTCTGGCGGATAAGGTGAGAAAAGATTCCATCATTAAGATCGACAGCTTCGATGGACAGTTTGTGTTTGTCGAGAAAGAAAGCGAAACCTCCATCTAG
- a CDS encoding TetR/AcrR family transcriptional regulator — MSIQEKKQKHKEDFRSKILDAAKKLFVEEGIEATSIRKIAKAIAFSPTTIYLYYKDKSDIVYALHLEGFSLLRSQMQVLMHVENPFERLIAIGKAYLSFAVNEPGYYELLFMMKEPMQFLEDQCIDGEWEEGDRVFDLLQETIQDCQKAGFFTGMDTSTLSLQAWSTVHGIASLFISGHLKKMNNLLFAAADEATFLENTFQLYVNMLKRLK, encoded by the coding sequence ATGAGTATTCAAGAAAAAAAACAAAAGCATAAAGAAGATTTTCGTAGCAAGATTCTGGATGCAGCAAAAAAGCTATTTGTCGAAGAAGGCATAGAGGCCACATCTATTCGAAAGATAGCAAAAGCGATTGCCTTCAGTCCAACTACTATTTACCTATATTATAAAGATAAAAGTGATATCGTTTATGCCTTGCATTTGGAAGGTTTCTCTTTGTTAAGATCTCAAATGCAGGTGTTGATGCATGTAGAAAATCCATTTGAGCGCTTGATCGCCATCGGCAAAGCTTACCTTTCTTTTGCAGTCAATGAACCAGGCTATTATGAGTTGCTATTTATGATGAAAGAGCCGATGCAGTTTCTAGAAGATCAGTGTATTGATGGTGAGTGGGAGGAAGGAGACCGCGTATTTGACTTGCTGCAAGAAACTATTCAGGATTGCCAGAAAGCGGGTTTTTTCACCGGTATGGATACCAGCACGCTATCCCTACAAGCCTGGAGTACGGTGCATGGTATTGCTTCCCTGTTTATATCTGGACACCTTAAAAAGATGAATAATTTATTGTTCGCCGCTGCGGATGAAGCCACGTTTTTAGAAAACACATTTCAGTTGTATGTGAACATGCTGAAAAGGTTGAAATAA
- a CDS encoding porin family protein translates to MHKKLLLLLVSLSSLAAMQGYAQQQRYEIGLSAGYTRNSLTTDNGYRSFTRHYPLNGFQVAVPMQYHVYDWLGVQLDLTYIQKNYAVRRTGFFEGIESEFTNSFLQAPLMAHFSFGGEDLRGFLNLGGYAGYWVSSRIRGASADVFSAGRDLGDDEQLFRYTDLIDLYNYDERVAFDSRRDRRLELGLLSGVGLEYRVSPSYKVFAEARYHYSLTDLQKDYMVNQIPRYNNTLGVQVGVFYGFGGR, encoded by the coding sequence ATGCACAAAAAACTTTTACTCCTATTAGTAAGCCTGTCGTCTTTGGCTGCGATGCAAGGATATGCTCAGCAACAACGCTACGAAATTGGTTTGTCTGCCGGGTATACCCGAAATTCCTTAACTACTGATAATGGTTACCGTTCCTTTACGAGGCATTACCCTCTCAACGGTTTCCAGGTCGCCGTTCCTATGCAGTATCACGTATATGATTGGCTAGGTGTTCAATTGGATCTTACCTATATACAAAAGAACTACGCGGTTCGTCGAACGGGATTTTTCGAAGGAATTGAAAGTGAGTTTACCAATAGCTTTTTACAGGCTCCTTTGATGGCTCATTTCTCCTTCGGAGGAGAAGATCTACGTGGCTTTTTGAATCTGGGAGGCTATGCAGGCTATTGGGTAAGCAGTCGTATACGTGGTGCTAGTGCAGATGTGTTTTCTGCTGGCCGTGATTTAGGAGACGATGAGCAGTTGTTCCGATATACTGATCTGATCGATTTGTACAATTACGATGAGCGTGTAGCCTTTGACAGTCGGCGTGATCGCCGTCTGGAACTCGGGCTTTTGTCCGGTGTAGGTTTGGAGTACCGTGTATCTCCAAGCTATAAGGTCTTTGCTGAGGCCCGTTATCACTACAGCCTCACAGATTTGCAAAAAGACTATATGGTCAATCAAATTCCACGCTATAATAATACGCTTGGTGTACAAGTAGGTGTATTCTATGGTTTTGGAGGGCGCTAG